The Leucobacter chromiiresistens genome has a window encoding:
- a CDS encoding ArsR/SmtB family transcription factor, with the protein MTMQAERSHELPTIAEAEALTSAAALFHSLGDPSRLVILQHLQLGEHRVVDLVKHLGLSQSTVSKHLACLKDTGMVVSRAVGRASMYSLAHPDAVVAILAAAEKMLALTGDAVRLCPMHHDGIGAH; encoded by the coding sequence ATGACGATGCAAGCCGAACGATCGCACGAGCTCCCGACAATCGCCGAAGCCGAGGCGCTCACCTCCGCAGCGGCTCTCTTCCACAGCCTCGGAGACCCGTCCCGCCTGGTGATCCTGCAGCACCTGCAGCTCGGCGAGCACCGCGTAGTCGACCTAGTGAAGCACCTCGGGCTCTCCCAGAGCACCGTCTCCAAGCACCTCGCCTGCTTGAAAGACACCGGCATGGTCGTTTCGCGAGCGGTGGGTCGGGCCTCAATGTACTCCCTCGCGCATCCCGACGCCGTCGTCGCGATCCTCGCCGCGGCCGAGAAGATGCTCGCACTCACCGGAGACGCGGTGCGTCTGTGCCCCATGCATCATGACGGCATCGGAGCTCACTGA
- a CDS encoding BlaI/MecI/CopY family transcriptional regulator codes for MAGARKRKWGGLEDEVMQRLHAQEWAVSARELQAMFSEPVPAYTTLMTALTRLEGKGRVERIGDSPRKISFRPLRSSEEEASETMTSALDQAADRRAALLAFAGNLADDDVTALMDAFGGAKHEA; via the coding sequence ATGGCAGGGGCGCGCAAACGCAAATGGGGCGGGCTCGAAGACGAGGTCATGCAACGCCTCCACGCCCAGGAATGGGCTGTGAGCGCACGCGAGCTGCAAGCCATGTTCAGCGAACCCGTGCCGGCCTACACGACCCTCATGACCGCCCTCACCCGCTTGGAGGGGAAAGGCCGCGTCGAACGGATCGGCGACTCCCCGCGCAAGATCAGCTTCCGCCCGCTGCGCTCGAGCGAAGAAGAAGCGAGCGAGACGATGACCTCGGCACTCGACCAGGCCGCCGACCGTCGGGCCGCCCTGCTCGCCTTCGCCGGCAACCTCGCCGACGACGACGTTACCGCGCTCATGGACGCCTTCGGCGGGGCGAAGCACGAAGCGTAG
- a CDS encoding M56 family metallopeptidase: MLLLALVLLGTAVALAVLCPRVLTVGRWHLFHPRAALTVWFGSFGVGIVTALAGIALGVVAVESLRHAFPHTTSVTVSAAIWVAAGIAGVILVFACTFAGSLQSLRPASHSHAIAYARDEHIGFTLVRFHSETPEAYAVPGRRPEIFVSSAMEQLLTRPQLQAVLAHEFAHLRHQHGLAIRIAQLNALFLPGTRASRALERATRVQIELAADDAAARQVGAAHLANALIVLAAATQDVGMTLRAQRLTRKRWPTPRRRRIPQGMHAAAQLR, from the coding sequence GTGTTGCTCCTCGCTCTCGTTCTCCTGGGCACGGCCGTCGCTCTCGCCGTGCTCTGCCCGCGTGTGCTCACCGTGGGACGCTGGCACCTCTTTCACCCCAGAGCCGCACTGACGGTCTGGTTCGGGTCGTTCGGCGTGGGCATCGTGACCGCCCTCGCCGGCATCGCCCTCGGCGTCGTCGCCGTCGAGTCGCTGCGGCACGCCTTCCCGCACACCACCAGCGTGACCGTGTCGGCGGCGATCTGGGTCGCTGCCGGGATCGCCGGCGTCATCCTCGTCTTCGCCTGTACCTTCGCGGGCTCGCTGCAGTCCCTCCGTCCGGCCTCCCACTCCCACGCGATCGCCTACGCCAGGGACGAGCACATCGGCTTCACCCTCGTCCGCTTCCACTCGGAGACTCCCGAAGCATATGCCGTCCCCGGCAGGAGACCCGAGATCTTCGTCTCCTCCGCCATGGAGCAGCTCCTCACCCGGCCGCAGCTGCAAGCCGTGCTCGCACACGAGTTCGCCCACCTGCGCCACCAGCACGGGCTCGCCATCCGCATCGCCCAACTCAACGCGCTCTTCCTGCCGGGTACCCGTGCCAGCCGAGCGCTCGAGCGCGCCACCCGTGTGCAGATCGAGCTCGCCGCCGACGACGCCGCCGCCCGGCAGGTCGGCGCCGCGCACCTCGCGAATGCGCTCATCGTTCTCGCGGCCGCAACCCAGGACGTCGGCATGACCCTCCGCGCCCAGCGCCTCACCCGGAAGCGCTGGCCGACCCCGCGGCGTCGTCGCATCCCGCAGGGTATGCACGCCGCCGCCCAGCTGCGCTGA
- a CDS encoding heavy-metal-associated domain-containing protein: protein MDATSKQELTVSGMTCDHCAQTLTTAVSALSGVDTVEVDVTSGRAILHAAHPLSTDALAAAVSEAGFELTAVRERAR from the coding sequence ATGGACGCGACTAGCAAGCAGGAGCTCACCGTCAGCGGCATGACCTGCGACCACTGCGCCCAGACGCTGACCACGGCAGTCAGCGCGCTCAGCGGCGTCGACACCGTCGAGGTCGACGTGACCTCCGGGCGGGCGATCCTGCACGCCGCGCACCCCCTCAGCACCGATGCCCTCGCCGCGGCCGTCAGCGAGGCAGGCTTCGAACTCACCGCCGTCCGCGAGCGAGCACGATGA
- a CDS encoding cytochrome c oxidase assembly protein, translating into MSSSAIPIAPAGTPGERPPRRTALAPAIVALGIIAIIVPPIIATLRIGPTAYEQIYLTFPGFDVAVPTAFGQGLGDLAAMLTLGALLYLLFFRDARGKQAKRIEPCLELTVLRIASVSWAMVSAAMVVFEALDSSGMPFARLSEPGAFAFLYETSAFPRAWTVSLLAAVITSLVCQFVTRWTGLLIPLWATCFGILAPVVVGQILVGPNHDLGSDAGTYQTLATGAVFGVIIIAAIRAAQGRRFDPVIVTRLTRFVLVGIPLIVATDVLLTWFKLAGSGLLDSETGWQILARWTCLALLIVALLGWRAAQRANPAQPALLPPAIATLAITGWIGITAAMTRIPPPHYFQPTTISQVFLGFNVDEPPSLLVWFTHWRPNVLFIVLAIAAVAAYLWAVRVLRRRGDTWPLGRTISWIGGWCVIVFATSSGFGKYSAPDFGTHMIVHMSLNMLAPILLVMGGIITLLLRATRADPTRPAGLHHWITWVLHWKVLRFVFNPLFVFALFVGSYYGLYFTGIFEEGMRFHWAHQLMNIHFIIAGYLFYGLVIGVDRPPRPLPHIGKLGFVLAAMPFHAFFGVILMMADGEWIAENFYLYFGLPWTDLQASQYLGGGVAWAGGELPLLLVIIALGIQWSRQDAKEARRKDRHMDSGRDEEFDDYNKMLETLSNRRQATGPRRPAPQSDEEPQP; encoded by the coding sequence ATGAGCAGCAGCGCGATCCCGATCGCGCCCGCCGGGACACCGGGGGAGCGCCCACCACGTCGCACCGCCCTCGCTCCGGCGATCGTGGCACTTGGGATCATCGCGATCATTGTCCCCCCGATCATCGCCACACTCCGCATCGGACCGACCGCCTACGAGCAGATCTACCTCACCTTCCCCGGCTTCGACGTCGCCGTGCCGACCGCGTTCGGCCAGGGCCTCGGCGATCTCGCCGCCATGCTCACCCTCGGCGCCCTGCTGTACCTCCTGTTCTTCCGCGACGCCCGCGGCAAACAAGCCAAGCGGATCGAGCCGTGCCTCGAGCTCACCGTGCTGCGCATCGCCTCCGTCTCCTGGGCGATGGTGTCGGCCGCCATGGTGGTCTTCGAAGCGCTCGACAGCAGCGGCATGCCCTTCGCGCGCCTCAGCGAGCCGGGCGCATTCGCGTTCCTCTACGAGACGAGCGCCTTCCCGCGCGCCTGGACGGTGTCCTTGCTCGCAGCCGTCATCACCTCGCTCGTCTGCCAGTTCGTCACCCGCTGGACAGGGCTCCTCATCCCACTCTGGGCAACCTGCTTCGGCATCCTCGCCCCCGTCGTCGTCGGGCAGATCCTCGTCGGCCCGAACCACGACCTCGGCAGCGACGCCGGCACCTACCAGACCCTCGCCACCGGCGCGGTCTTCGGCGTCATCATCATCGCCGCCATCCGCGCCGCGCAGGGCCGCAGGTTCGACCCGGTCATCGTTACCCGACTCACCAGGTTCGTGCTCGTCGGCATCCCGCTGATCGTCGCCACCGACGTACTCTTGACCTGGTTCAAGCTCGCCGGATCTGGCCTCCTCGACTCCGAGACCGGGTGGCAGATCCTCGCCCGCTGGACATGCCTGGCACTCCTCATCGTCGCTCTGCTCGGCTGGCGCGCGGCGCAGCGCGCGAACCCGGCCCAGCCAGCGCTCCTACCGCCCGCCATCGCGACCCTCGCGATCACCGGCTGGATCGGGATCACCGCAGCGATGACGAGGATCCCGCCGCCCCACTACTTCCAGCCCACGACGATCTCGCAGGTGTTCCTCGGCTTCAACGTCGATGAGCCGCCGTCGCTGCTCGTCTGGTTCACACACTGGCGGCCCAACGTCCTCTTCATCGTGCTCGCGATCGCCGCCGTCGCCGCTTACCTCTGGGCCGTGCGCGTCCTGCGCAGACGCGGCGACACCTGGCCGCTTGGCCGCACGATCTCGTGGATCGGCGGCTGGTGCGTCATCGTGTTCGCAACGAGCTCCGGCTTCGGGAAGTACTCGGCTCCCGACTTCGGCACGCACATGATCGTGCACATGAGCCTGAACATGCTCGCCCCGATCCTTCTGGTGATGGGCGGCATCATCACCCTGCTGCTGCGCGCGACCCGCGCCGACCCGACGAGGCCCGCAGGCCTGCACCACTGGATCACCTGGGTGCTGCACTGGAAGGTGCTCCGCTTCGTCTTCAACCCGCTGTTCGTGTTCGCGCTCTTCGTCGGCTCCTACTACGGGCTCTACTTCACCGGAATCTTCGAAGAGGGCATGCGCTTCCACTGGGCACACCAGCTCATGAACATCCACTTCATCATCGCCGGATACCTCTTCTACGGGCTCGTGATCGGCGTCGACCGGCCGCCTCGACCCCTCCCGCACATCGGCAAACTCGGCTTCGTACTTGCAGCGATGCCGTTCCACGCCTTCTTCGGCGTGATCCTGATGATGGCCGACGGCGAGTGGATCGCAGAGAACTTCTACCTCTACTTCGGGCTGCCCTGGACAGACCTCCAAGCCTCCCAGTACCTCGGCGGCGGCGTCGCCTGGGCCGGCGGCGAGCTGCCGCTGCTGCTCGTCATCATTGCACTCGGCATCCAATGGTCGCGGCAGGACGCGAAGGAGGCCCGCCGCAAGGATCGGCACATGGACTCCGGCCGCGACGAGGAGTTCGACGACTACAACAAGATGCTCGAAACCCTCTCCAACCGACGCCAGGCCACCGGCCCCAGACGGCCCGCGCCCCAGAGCGACGAGGAGCCCCAGCCGTGA
- a CDS encoding heavy metal translocating P-type ATPase → MNTATDIAEPLQLDVSGMTCAACAGRVERALNKVDGVTASVNYATERAIVSGLGTARASEALERVEKAGYGARIHDDADDAWSKRATEVRITSLRRRLILAAVLTVPLMDLTIVLALVPEWRFPGWEWLCVALAVPIVTWAAWPFHKATLRNLRHGDVSMDTLVSLGITASFGWSVVTLLFGIEGSGAGYWLGIGATPEGANAIYLDVAAGMTTFQLAGRYFETRSRRKAGDVLGALSELAATHVRIQRDGTEEIVPASALRVDDVFVVLPGETLPADGIVIAGLSDIDASMLTGEPLPVAAGSGDTVIGGTISINGRLEVRTSSVGAHTQLAQMAALAEQAQARKARVQTLVDRVTRYFVPGVIVLAILVTAGWMLAGRSFEEAFGIGISTLIIACPCALGLATPTALMVGIGRGASLGILVKGQDALEASGTISTVVLDKTGTLTTGEMSVRSIATVPGVAEHELLRLAASVEQGSEHLIARAIVAAANQQITDLDPVRDFVAVPGRGASGTVAGDTVMIGSLAYLNEQGVSTGAARVYLSEADPTESAVFVAQAGRLIGRFGLADTIKLNARAAIQALRQQGLTTVLLTGDSRVVAEEIAGTLGIDRVCAEVLPAEKADAIRELQAAGERVAMVGDGINDAVALAAADLGLAVVSGTDIALKSADIILVREDLAVIPEAIELSRRTLRTIRVNLGWAFGYNLAAIPIASAGFLNPLIAAGAMALSSVLVVFNSLRLQNYRRRA, encoded by the coding sequence GTGAACACGGCCACGGACATCGCCGAGCCACTGCAGCTCGACGTCTCAGGCATGACCTGCGCCGCATGCGCGGGCCGCGTCGAGCGTGCCCTGAACAAGGTCGACGGCGTCACCGCGAGCGTGAACTACGCGACCGAGCGCGCCATCGTTTCCGGCCTCGGCACCGCGCGAGCGAGCGAGGCCCTCGAGCGCGTCGAGAAAGCCGGCTACGGCGCCCGCATCCACGACGACGCCGACGACGCCTGGTCGAAGCGCGCCACCGAGGTACGCATCACCTCGCTACGCAGACGGCTCATCCTCGCCGCCGTGCTCACCGTGCCGCTCATGGATCTCACGATTGTGCTCGCCCTCGTCCCCGAGTGGCGCTTCCCCGGCTGGGAGTGGCTCTGCGTCGCCCTCGCCGTCCCGATCGTCACCTGGGCGGCCTGGCCGTTCCACAAGGCCACCCTCAGAAACCTCCGCCATGGCGACGTCAGCATGGACACCCTCGTCTCCCTCGGCATCACCGCCTCCTTCGGCTGGTCGGTCGTGACGCTGCTGTTCGGCATCGAAGGGAGCGGGGCCGGGTACTGGCTCGGCATCGGCGCCACCCCAGAGGGGGCGAACGCCATCTACCTCGACGTCGCAGCCGGCATGACGACCTTCCAGCTCGCGGGCCGCTACTTCGAAACCCGCTCCCGCCGTAAAGCGGGCGACGTGCTCGGCGCCCTGAGCGAGCTCGCCGCCACGCACGTCCGCATCCAACGCGACGGCACCGAGGAGATTGTGCCCGCCTCGGCACTCCGCGTCGACGACGTGTTCGTCGTGCTCCCCGGCGAAACCCTCCCCGCCGACGGCATCGTGATCGCGGGCCTCTCCGACATCGACGCCAGTATGCTCACCGGCGAACCGCTCCCCGTCGCAGCCGGCAGCGGTGACACCGTGATCGGCGGCACAATCAGCATCAACGGTCGCCTCGAGGTGCGCACGAGTTCCGTGGGTGCGCACACCCAGCTCGCGCAGATGGCCGCCCTCGCCGAGCAAGCCCAGGCACGCAAAGCGCGCGTGCAGACCCTCGTGGATCGCGTCACCCGCTACTTCGTGCCCGGCGTGATCGTCCTCGCCATCCTCGTCACCGCCGGGTGGATGCTCGCCGGCCGCTCCTTCGAGGAAGCCTTCGGGATCGGCATCTCCACCCTCATCATCGCCTGCCCCTGCGCCTTGGGGCTCGCCACCCCAACCGCGCTCATGGTCGGCATCGGCCGCGGCGCCAGCCTCGGGATCCTCGTCAAGGGGCAGGACGCGCTCGAGGCGAGCGGCACGATCAGCACCGTGGTGCTCGACAAGACCGGCACCCTCACCACCGGCGAGATGAGCGTGCGCAGCATCGCCACCGTCCCTGGCGTCGCAGAGCACGAGCTATTGCGCCTCGCCGCCTCAGTCGAGCAAGGGTCTGAGCACCTCATCGCCCGAGCCATCGTCGCGGCCGCGAATCAGCAGATCACCGACCTCGACCCCGTCAGAGACTTCGTCGCCGTACCCGGCCGGGGCGCTTCTGGCACCGTCGCCGGCGACACCGTCATGATCGGCAGCCTCGCTTACCTAAACGAGCAGGGCGTGTCCACCGGTGCCGCCCGCGTCTACCTCAGCGAAGCCGACCCCACGGAATCGGCCGTGTTCGTCGCCCAGGCGGGACGCCTCATCGGACGCTTCGGCCTCGCCGACACCATCAAATTGAATGCCCGAGCTGCGATCCAGGCGCTCCGGCAGCAGGGTCTCACCACGGTGCTGCTCACCGGCGACTCCCGCGTCGTCGCCGAGGAGATCGCCGGCACCCTCGGCATCGACCGCGTCTGTGCCGAAGTGCTGCCCGCCGAGAAGGCCGATGCGATCCGCGAGCTGCAAGCCGCGGGGGAGCGTGTCGCCATGGTCGGCGACGGCATCAATGACGCCGTCGCCCTCGCCGCCGCCGACCTCGGCCTTGCCGTCGTTTCCGGCACCGACATCGCCCTCAAGTCGGCCGATATTATCCTCGTGCGGGAAGATCTCGCCGTGATCCCCGAGGCGATCGAGCTGTCGCGGCGTACCCTGCGCACCATCCGAGTGAACCTGGGCTGGGCGTTTGGCTACAATCTCGCCGCGATCCCGATCGCCTCCGCCGGATTCCTGAACCCCCTGATCGCTGCCGGTGCGATGGCGCTCTCCTCGGTGCTCGTCGTGTTCAACAGCCTCCGGCTGCAGAACTACCGCCGCAGGGCCTAG
- a CDS encoding CPBP family intramembrane glutamic endopeptidase, whose translation MLILSALRAALGEELIVVAYFFDRMRRLGVGPLATIVSSALLRGSYPFYQGIGAFIGNIVMGLLFGWVYHRWGRSLPLIIAHWLLNIVSFVGCPLALLLWPALFEVAP comes from the coding sequence GTGCTGATCCTCTCCGCTCTGCGCGCAGCCCTCGGCGAAGAGCTCATCGTCGTCGCCTACTTCTTCGATCGCATGCGCCGGCTCGGGGTCGGCCCGCTCGCCACCATCGTCTCGAGCGCGCTGCTGCGCGGCAGCTACCCCTTCTACCAGGGCATCGGCGCGTTCATCGGCAACATCGTGATGGGGCTCCTCTTCGGCTGGGTGTACCACCGCTGGGGGCGGTCGTTGCCGCTCATCATCGCGCACTGGCTGCTCAACATCGTCAGCTTCGTCGGCTGCCCGCTCGCACTGCTGCTCTGGCCCGCCCTCTTCGAAGTCGCGCCCTAG
- a CDS encoding DUF5134 domain-containing protein: MLTAPWNLILTVVFAFTGVYCLVRLIAHRPSAGAPRGPVLESLAIHLMHLVMSAGMIAMCWMMSIPAASNWAQIVVFTVLALALMPGLWKAALLARRVDLAGHIWLAAAMVWMIAVMPLLMADMSSGEHGGGHGEAADGAIMMAMSTPLWVDVLNGVFVAGSAAIALWWTYRAATIRGERLHALCHCLMAAGMAAMLLLMNG, translated from the coding sequence ATGCTGACTGCCCCGTGGAATCTGATCCTCACCGTCGTCTTCGCGTTCACCGGGGTGTACTGCCTCGTGCGCCTCATCGCGCATCGACCGTCGGCTGGGGCGCCGCGCGGCCCGGTGCTCGAGTCGCTGGCGATCCACCTCATGCACCTGGTGATGAGCGCCGGGATGATCGCGATGTGCTGGATGATGTCGATTCCGGCGGCATCGAACTGGGCGCAGATCGTGGTCTTCACCGTGCTCGCGCTCGCGCTGATGCCGGGACTCTGGAAGGCGGCGCTGTTGGCCCGTCGCGTGGATCTCGCCGGGCACATCTGGCTCGCGGCCGCGATGGTGTGGATGATCGCGGTGATGCCGCTGCTCATGGCGGACATGAGCAGCGGGGAGCATGGTGGCGGCCACGGTGAGGCCGCTGACGGGGCGATAATGATGGCGATGTCGACCCCGCTCTGGGTCGACGTGCTGAACGGGGTCTTTGTCGCAGGCAGTGCGGCGATCGCGCTGTGGTGGACGTACCGTGCGGCGACGATCCGCGGCGAGCGGCTGCATGCGCTCTGCCACTGCCTGATGGCGGCGGGTATGGCAGCGATGCTGCTGCTCATGAACGGGTAG
- a CDS encoding CPBP family intramembrane glutamic endopeptidase encodes MSSPAPEPRPPSAVPPSWGWARGSQQLRTVKTEPLDYHRLLRGAPAYRWWKPLALLLLSGVFFGILTVVVTVAVIPVLMLTDPDYPTQVAAGTAAALDTQRPVSVLVSMVSIIIMLPAVLLAMLVMGMRPTGRIWSVATRMRWGLLGRLLGVSVLAIAVMNLVGIAAGALLDPATDAAAATSDTVFDARAAVLSMLLVLILVPLQSTAEEVVFRGLFMQVLGAWLRNPWFAILIPSIGFAFLHIYDIWGLLAVGLLGVVSAWLTWRTGGLEAAIAIHIVNNYVAFGIMASGLTGETAQIAGDGRPAGLIGQIAGLALFMWLTLRAFTRGGHGRKRIDPIQSPAAPHETTPEP; translated from the coding sequence ATGTCCAGTCCCGCACCCGAGCCGCGCCCGCCGTCTGCGGTGCCGCCGTCCTGGGGCTGGGCGCGGGGGTCGCAGCAGCTGCGCACCGTGAAGACCGAACCGCTCGACTACCATCGCCTGCTGCGCGGCGCCCCCGCCTACCGGTGGTGGAAGCCGCTCGCCCTGCTCCTGCTCTCGGGCGTGTTCTTCGGCATCCTCACCGTGGTGGTCACGGTGGCCGTCATCCCGGTGCTGATGCTCACGGATCCCGACTACCCCACGCAGGTCGCCGCAGGCACCGCCGCCGCACTCGACACCCAGCGGCCCGTGTCGGTGCTCGTGAGCATGGTGTCGATCATCATCATGCTCCCGGCCGTGCTGCTCGCGATGCTCGTCATGGGCATGCGACCCACCGGCCGGATCTGGTCGGTCGCCACCCGTATGCGCTGGGGGCTCCTCGGCAGGCTGCTCGGCGTCTCCGTGCTCGCGATCGCCGTCATGAACCTCGTCGGCATCGCCGCAGGCGCGCTCCTCGATCCCGCCACCGATGCCGCAGCTGCTACCAGCGACACGGTCTTCGACGCGCGCGCCGCCGTGCTGTCGATGCTGCTCGTGCTCATCCTGGTGCCGCTGCAATCCACCGCCGAGGAGGTCGTCTTCCGCGGACTCTTCATGCAAGTGCTCGGGGCGTGGCTCAGAAACCCCTGGTTCGCGATCCTCATCCCCTCGATCGGATTCGCGTTCCTCCATATCTACGACATCTGGGGGCTCCTCGCCGTCGGGCTGCTCGGCGTCGTCTCCGCCTGGCTCACCTGGCGCACCGGCGGCCTCGAGGCGGCGATCGCGATCCACATCGTTAACAATTACGTCGCCTTCGGCATCATGGCCTCGGGTCTCACCGGGGAGACCGCGCAGATCGCAGGCGACGGCAGGCCGGCCGGGCTGATCGGCCAGATCGCCGGCCTCGCCCTCTTTATGTGGCTCACACTGCGTGCCTTCACCCGAGGCGGACACGGCAGGAAGCGCATCGACCCCATCCAGAGCCCCGCCGCTCCACACGAGACCACCCCCGAGCCGTAG
- a CDS encoding multicopper oxidase domain-containing protein translates to MPGEEWIAEWEVEQAAATCWYHPHAHGTAEA, encoded by the coding sequence ATCCCCGGCGAGGAATGGATCGCTGAGTGGGAGGTCGAGCAGGCGGCAGCGACCTGCTGGTACCACCCGCACGCCCACGGCACCGCCGAAGCGTAG
- the trxB gene encoding thioredoxin-disulfide reductase — MSNQEVDVLIVGSGPAGYTAAVYAARAGLAPVVLAGSISAGGALMTTTEVENFPGFVDGIQGPDLMESMRAQAERFGARIIVDDAASLDLTGSLKTAVTGGGDTYQSRAVILAMGSAYRKLHLADEERLTGHGVSWCATCDGFFFRDQEIVVVGGGDSAMEEALFLTRFASKVTIVHRRSEFRASKIMAQRVLDHPKIDVAWNSEIAELTGEESVRAVSLRDTQTGELRTIEVTGVFVAIGHDPRSELVTGTIDTDADGYVQVAHPSTRTNIPGVFAAGDLVDHTYRQAITAAGTGCAAAQDAQHFLSTLDHMMDTHPRSEEVFA; from the coding sequence ATGTCTAATCAAGAAGTTGACGTTCTGATCGTGGGGTCTGGCCCGGCTGGTTATACCGCAGCGGTGTACGCCGCTCGTGCGGGACTCGCACCCGTGGTTCTTGCCGGATCGATCAGCGCCGGGGGCGCGTTGATGACCACCACCGAAGTCGAGAATTTCCCCGGGTTTGTCGACGGTATTCAGGGACCTGACCTCATGGAATCGATGCGCGCCCAGGCCGAGCGATTCGGTGCCCGCATCATTGTCGATGACGCGGCCAGCCTCGACCTCACCGGTTCACTCAAAACAGCAGTGACCGGTGGGGGAGACACGTACCAGTCTCGTGCCGTCATTCTTGCTATGGGGTCGGCTTACCGGAAGTTGCATCTTGCTGACGAGGAGCGGCTGACGGGCCACGGGGTGTCGTGGTGTGCGACGTGCGATGGGTTCTTTTTCCGAGATCAGGAGATCGTGGTTGTCGGTGGAGGTGACTCAGCGATGGAGGAAGCACTCTTTCTTACTCGCTTCGCGTCGAAGGTCACGATCGTGCACCGGCGCAGCGAGTTCCGCGCATCCAAGATCATGGCGCAGCGAGTCCTCGACCATCCCAAAATCGATGTCGCCTGGAACAGCGAGATCGCGGAACTCACCGGAGAGGAATCGGTGCGAGCAGTCTCACTGCGCGACACGCAAACGGGTGAGCTACGAACAATCGAGGTCACCGGCGTATTCGTCGCAATCGGCCACGACCCGCGTTCGGAGCTCGTAACGGGCACCATTGATACAGACGCCGATGGGTACGTGCAAGTCGCACATCCATCAACCCGCACCAACATCCCAGGGGTGTTCGCTGCAGGCGACCTGGTCGACCACACCTATCGTCAAGCCATAACCGCTGCCGGGACGGGCTGCGCTGCCGCCCAGGACGCCCAACACTTCCTCAGCACTCTCGATCACATGATGGATACCCATCCGCGGTCCGAGGAGGTTTTCGCATGA
- a CDS encoding metalloregulator ArsR/SmtB family transcription factor has translation MSATLTTAEDCGPIAAHAIGQEAASTVAATLKALADPLRLRMLSAIAADPRGESCVCDLAELANVSQPTVSHHLKVLKEVDVLTAQRRGTWVWYRITPGRQQAVTALLESFAPVALARPLDTQSADVVRPDFDARVTRLADELAAEVPELDAQIVRSIVRESYTALVSTARVTTALIPLTERFARQRISDLTKHHDTSAPQVLFVCVANAGRSQLAAALVNQISDGRVIARSAGSQPADVIHPHVRSLIADIEGESAAADRFPKPLTDDAIRAADVVITMGCGDVCPIIPGVRYEDWAVGDPALASDAGVQAIRDDIAARVRTLVDDLTH, from the coding sequence ATGAGCGCCACCCTCACCACGGCCGAAGACTGCGGCCCCATCGCCGCGCACGCGATCGGGCAGGAAGCGGCCTCGACGGTCGCAGCCACACTGAAAGCGCTTGCTGATCCGCTCAGGCTCCGCATGCTGTCCGCGATTGCGGCAGACCCGCGCGGCGAATCGTGCGTATGCGATCTCGCCGAACTCGCCAACGTCTCCCAACCCACCGTGTCCCACCACTTGAAAGTACTCAAAGAGGTTGACGTCCTCACGGCACAGCGGCGCGGTACGTGGGTTTGGTACCGGATCACACCCGGCCGGCAGCAAGCAGTCACGGCGCTACTCGAATCTTTCGCCCCGGTCGCACTGGCAAGGCCGCTGGATACCCAGTCAGCGGACGTGGTGCGCCCGGACTTTGACGCCCGAGTGACCCGACTCGCTGACGAACTCGCCGCAGAAGTACCCGAGCTCGACGCACAGATCGTTCGCTCCATCGTGCGTGAGTCCTACACAGCGCTCGTCAGCACCGCACGAGTGACCACTGCGCTCATCCCACTCACCGAACGGTTCGCCCGCCAACGCATCAGTGACCTCACGAAACATCACGACACATCCGCACCTCAAGTGCTGTTTGTCTGCGTCGCAAACGCCGGTCGTTCCCAGCTCGCCGCAGCGCTCGTGAATCAGATCTCGGACGGACGCGTTATCGCTCGCTCGGCCGGGTCTCAACCGGCCGATGTGATCCACCCTCACGTGCGGTCGCTGATCGCTGACATCGAAGGGGAAAGTGCCGCAGCTGACCGGTTCCCAAAACCCCTCACCGACGATGCGATTCGTGCGGCAGACGTGGTGATCACGATGGGGTGCGGAGATGTATGCCCCATCATCCCGGGCGTCCGTTACGAGGACTGGGCCGTGGGCGATCCCGCTCTCGCATCCGACGCGGGCGTGCAAGCCATCCGGGATGACATTGCCGCCCGAGTTCGCACCCTCGTCGACGACCTCACCCACTAA